The DNA region GTCGACGGCGTAACCGGCCTGCACGGGAAGGCGGGCCAGGAGGGCGAGGAGACCGATGAGGAGCAGGATGCCCGCCAGCAGGACGTTGCGCTCACCGAAGCGGGCGTTGAGACGCGCGGAGACTCCCAGGGAGACGGCACCGATGACGGCGGCTGCCGGGAGCATCGCGAGGCCGGTCTCGGCGGCACCGTATCCGAGCACCTTCTGGAGGTACAGGGCGATGAGGATCTGGAAGGAGAAGAGCGCGGCGACCATCAGGATCTGCACCAGGTTGGCGGCCAGGACGCTGCGCGAGCGGAAGATCCGCAGCCGCATCAGCGGGTTCTTCGCGGTGGCCTGACGGACGAGGAACGCGGCGAGCAGTACGGCGGCGAGGGCGCCGAAGCCGAGGGAGCGGCCCGAGGTCCAGCCGTACTCCCCGACCTTGACGACGGTGTAGATGCCCAGCATCAGACCGGCGGTGACCAGAACGGCCCCGAACACGTCCGCGCCCGCCTTGAGGCCCAAACCGACGCCACCGGGCAGGACGCGTACGGCGATCGCGAGGACGGCGACGCCGATCGGCAGATTGATGAAGAAGATCCAGTGCCAGTCGAGCGCGTCGGTGAGTACGCCGCCGAGGACCTGGCCGATCGACGCGCCCGCCGCGCCGGTGAAGCTGAAGACGGCGATGGCCCGGGCGCGCTCCCTGGGCTCGGTGAACAGCGTCACGAGGATGCCCAGGCTGACGGCGGAGGCCATCGCGCTGCCGATGCCCTGGAGGAAGCGGGCGCCGATCAGTACTGCCGGCGAGGTGGCCACGCCCGCCAGCAGCGAGGCGGCGGTGAAGACGGCGGTGCCGGCCAGGAACATGCGCCTGCGACCGATCAGGTCGCCGAGACGGCCGGCCAGCAGGAGCAGGCTGCCGAACGCGATGAGGTAGGCGTTGACGACCCAGCTGAGGCCGGTGGGGGTGAATCCCAGGTCGTTCTGGATGGCCGGCATCGCCACGGTCACGATGGAGCCGTCGAGGATGATCATCAGCATCCCGGCGGCGATGACGCCCAGGGCGAGCCGGCGTGAGCGCCGGGCGGCGGGAGGAGCGGGCGGCGGGGCGGAGTCGGTTGCGGCAGGCATGCGGTCTCTCCTGTCAGTCGGGGCGACAGGAGAGACCGTAGCAGATGGTTTTGTTGCAGACTATTTTTTTCGGACTTACTTTGACCCGCTTCCCCGTCTATCTGGACTGGCGCGCCCTGCGGGCGGTGCGCGGGGCCTCGACGGGGGTTGCCAGCCTGTCGTCGACCAGGTGATTCAGGGCCCGCAGGAGGGCCTCCCTGTCCCCCTCGGGAAGCGTCGCCAGGGCGTCGCGATGCACGCGGTCGACGATCTTCTGACTCTGCTCGGCGACGCGGGCGCCCTCGTCGGTGACAGCGATGATCCTGGCCCGCCGGTCCGCACTTGAGGGGCGGCGCTCGGCCAGACCTGCCTTCTCCAGGGCGTCCACCGTCACCACCATCGTGGTCTTGTCCATGTCGCCGATCTCGGCGAGCTGGATCTGGGTGCGCTCCTCCTCCAGGGCGTGGACGAGCACGCAGTGCATGCGGGCCGTCAGACCGATCTCGGCGAGGGCGGCGGACATCTTGCTCCGCAGGACGTGACTGGTGTGGTCGAGGAGGAACGACAAGTCCGGTTCGGTGCGGGCGGGCGTCATGGCGGTCATGCCTGTCAGCGTAGAGCAAGTCGATCCGATGCGGATTATCCAGAAGAGACCCTGATGAAATCGCTGGTCACCGGGTCCGACAGCGTGGACCTGCCGCCGTGATGGAGCACGGGCCCCGCTCAATGTCCCCGGCGGTGCGCTCCGAGGTGGCACACACTCTGGAGGTGGCCCGTTCCCTCGGGGACGAGACGGGGGTGGCGGGTGCGCTGAGCGTCGCGGCGCTGGGGGAGGCGTACGAGCGGGAGACGGCCGCGGCGGACGACTTCACCCGCCGGGCGGCGGCCCTCGTGGACTCGCTGCCGGACGGCGATCTGACCGGTCTGTGCGAGCCGCTGGTACGGCTGGCCTGGGCGGAGGCGTTCCTGGAGCGCTTCGCCGACGCCGAGCGGCACGCTGATCGCGGCCTGGCCATAGCCCGCTGCACCGGCCAGATCTACCTCCTGCCCCACCTTCTCCTGTGCAAGACACACGTGCGCACCTCGGCGGTGGCCAGTGGCCGCGGATCGTCCATCGCTTGGTGTGTACTCGGCTATGCGGCACTCACTGCCGGTGACCCGGCTCGTGCCCGGGAGGCGGTGCTGTGCGCCGGCGGCCCCGGCCTGCGGCGGATGCAGCCCTCCATGCGTCCGCTGTTCGTGGAGGTCCTGGTGACCGCCGCCGTCACCTTGGGTGACCTGGACGCGGCGAAGGACTGGGCCGAGCGGGCCCGCGAGGAGGCCGAGCGGCTCGATCTGCCCGTGCAGCGCGCCTCTGCCATGCGCAGCGCCGCGCAGATACGCCTCGGT from Streptomyces sp. ALI-76-A includes:
- a CDS encoding MarR family winged helix-turn-helix transcriptional regulator, translated to MTAMTPARTEPDLSFLLDHTSHVLRSKMSAALAEIGLTARMHCVLVHALEEERTQIQLAEIGDMDKTTMVVTVDALEKAGLAERRPSSADRRARIIAVTDEGARVAEQSQKIVDRVHRDALATLPEGDREALLRALNHLVDDRLATPVEAPRTARRARQSR
- a CDS encoding DHA2 family efflux MFS transporter permease subunit, translating into MPAATDSAPPPAPPAARRSRRLALGVIAAGMLMIILDGSIVTVAMPAIQNDLGFTPTGLSWVVNAYLIAFGSLLLLAGRLGDLIGRRRMFLAGTAVFTAASLLAGVATSPAVLIGARFLQGIGSAMASAVSLGILVTLFTEPRERARAIAVFSFTGAAGASIGQVLGGVLTDALDWHWIFFINLPIGVAVLAIAVRVLPGGVGLGLKAGADVFGAVLVTAGLMLGIYTVVKVGEYGWTSGRSLGFGALAAVLLAAFLVRQATAKNPLMRLRIFRSRSVLAANLVQILMVAALFSFQILIALYLQKVLGYGAAETGLAMLPAAAVIGAVSLGVSARLNARFGERNVLLAGILLLIGLLALLARLPVQAGYAVDLLPVMLLAAGFGLALPALTTLGMSGASEEDAGLASGLFNTTQQIGMALGVAVLSTLAASRTESLAAQGRTAAEALTGGYRLAFAVGAGLLVIAFAVALTMLRRPECQAAKESAADTPAPAHSAAV